In Acidisarcina polymorpha, the DNA window CAATCGGTGGGCGGAATTTGGGAGCCGATGGTGCAGGCGGCCATGCCCTACGCGGAGAGGTGGGCACTGGAGGTCGACTGGCATGTTCCCGGTGCAACGATGTCGAAACTCGCTGTGGTGACACAAACTCCCGCGGAGTTCGACTTTCCCGGAATCCCGTGGCCTGCCCAGTTCCATTATGCAGGCCCCTTTCATGACGACCAGGGGCGGGAGCCGATCTCGTTTCCATGGGAAAGGCTCACTGGTGCGCCGCTCATTTATGCTTCGCTGGGAACGCTGGTGAATGGTCTCGACCAGGTGTACATTGCCATCCTGAAAGCGGCTGAGAAACTAACAGATTTCCAGGTTGTGCTTTCGATCGGAAAGAATGTCAGTATCGAGAATCTGGGAGAGATTCCTTCGAATGTGATTGTCGTTCGGGTGGCCCCGCAGATCGAGTTGCTGAAGCGGGCAGCACTTTGCATCACCCATGCAGGGCTGAATACGGCGCTTGAGTCGCTTGGACAGGGAGTGCCGATGGTGGCGATCCCGATCGGCTATGACCAGCCTGGTGTCGCGAGCCGAATTGCATACCACGGCGTAGGTGAATTTCTTGAGATAGAAGATCTGACGGTAGAAAATCTGCTGGAGTTAAGCCGAAGGGTGATGGGAAATCCCAGCTATCGTGAGAAGGCCGCGTATTTCCAATCGGTCATCGCAGAGACACATGGCTTGGATGTGGCAGCCAGCGTGATCGAACAAGCGCTGCGAAGCAACCAGACAGAATCATCAGAAGACAAGCAAGTATTGTCGATGGCCTGAGGTGCTGGTGCTGGGCAAAGGCAGCCACAAACCGAAGCGAGCAGGGGAGATCGGCAAGCTGACCGGGTGGTTGAGGATGCCCAGCATGTCGTTGGAACCGTATCATGGGAACCGTACCATCGCATCATCCATTCATGGGGTTCGCGTCACACGGCCGGAGTAGGAATCCGTGACTCGAGCTTTTGGATCAGCGCCATGAGATCGCTGGGGGCCCGGCTTTCGGCCGCCAAGAACAGGATTTCGAAGCCGACTCCAACCCCGGCCCGGATTACTTTCACCTCAGCGACTGCTTTGAAGCTGCGATCGTTGATGGTGAAGCAGAGTTCTGCGGCGCATCCAACATCGAGGCGAAGGCGGGCACGGGTTTCGATGTAGCAGCCGGTCTGGCTCAAGTCCTTGATGCGGCCGCGGAACATCAAGCTGGCATTGTCGATGACGACTTCGGCAAACCCATCGCATTCGGCGCGCTCATGTTTCCTCCGGTCCTTGCCCCGCGGTTCGGCAGGGGGCACGATGACTGGCGCTGCTTCCGGCTTTTTCTTGGAGGGCTTCTTCGTCTTTGCTTTCTTCGCCTCACTCATGGGCACATCCCCTTTCCTGGCATCGGCATTTCATTCGGCGCTCTCGACAAGTGGTCTATCGGCAAATGGGAGCCCAGCGCGAATTTGTGGTTAGGAACGGACCCTGCTTACGGAAGACGCCAGGAGGCGTGGTTGCCGACTCTTCCCGGCACGTACGGCTGCTCTGACTCCTTGAGCCCGGTTCTTTGTGCCAGGCCTTTGTGCCCCGCCTTCGTGATGTGGGTCGCCGTACCCTGGCTCTTTGCGTCTGGGCTCTACGGAAACCCGTCCTTTCGTGCGCGGCCTCTCGATTGCATCGGCTAAGAATAGAGGCGCGAGGTCCCATGGTGTGCCTTGCATCGCCGGGGCTTGGCGTGGCAGCAACCTTCTGGATCAACGCCAGGTGGGCACTTCGTATCTCCGGACCGCTGGCCAGGAATTCAAAAGCCACCCCAGATTCAGGGCGCACGAGCATCACTCGCGCAGCGGTGGTGAAAGAGTCGCCGTCTACGGAGAGGCAGAGCCGTACCGCCGCGTTACGCTCGAGGGCGGGCACCGCCGAGCCTATGGCGATGTAGCATCCGTTTAGGCTAAGATCCTCCATTTTCCCGAGATAGCGGTAGCCTGAAGGCGAGACGATCATTTCGGCGACGACGGCACAGGGGAAACGCCGGTATTTTCTTCGTTCGTAACTGCTCTTTGCAATGGCGATTGGTTCAATTCTGCTGGCCTGGCCCATGACCTGCCTCGTTGTCTCAGTGAAACTCCAGAATTGGCTTCGCCTGTATCAGGGTGGCCCATGCCCGGTTTATCGGCCTTTCACCCTGGAGCGCGAGGCGCCTTGGAAATTCGGCCTCGGCCCCGCTGGTAGAATCAGGAATTGGCGTCTACCCCGAATTTACACTCAGGAAAGTCATGAAAACCGGCATCATCGGCCTGCCCCAGGTCGGCAAAACATCTCTGTTCAAGATCCTCACCAAAGCCAAGCTCGACGAGCGCGCCTATTCGAATCCGCGCGAGGCCCATTTGGGCGTGGCCAAGGTGCCCGATGAGCGATTAGACCAATTGTCGGCGCTGTACGACCCGAAGCGGATCATGTACGCCTCGGTCGAGTACGCCGACGTGGCGGCGATTGGCCAGGAGGCCCTGAGAGAATCGGCCTTCTTGAGCAGCCTGCGCAATGTAGACGCATTGATCCATGTATTGCGGGCCTTTGATGAAGACTCGATTCCGCATGTGGGGCCCATCGATCCGCTGCGGGACATTAAGAACGTCGATTTCGACTTGATTATCTCCGACCTTTCGCAGGTGGAGAAGAGGGTCGAGCGGCTCGAAAAAGATTTGAAGAGCAAGCGCACTCCGGAGATCGAGAAGGAGCATGCTCTGCTGCTGCGAGCGAAGGAGTTTCTGGAATCGGAGAAGCCGCTGCGTGAGTTGGAGATGACCGCAGATGAGAAGAAGCTAATCCGCGGGTTTACATTCCTTTCCCAAAAACCGATTTTGTACGTGCTCAATATCTCCGAGAGCACCACGCTGGGCGTAGACCTCGATGCGGCGGTGGCGAAGTACAAGCTCGAAGAGGTCGCGTCGCGGCCAAATGCCGGGGCCACTGCGATCTGCGGCAAGGTCGAAGCAGAGCTCGCGGAGATGGACGATGACGAGGCTGCGGAGTTCCTCG includes these proteins:
- a CDS encoding PilZ domain-containing protein; amino-acid sequence: MGQASRIEPIAIAKSSYERRKYRRFPCAVVAEMIVSPSGYRYLGKMEDLSLNGCYIAIGSAVPALERNAAVRLCLSVDGDSFTTAARVMLVRPESGVAFEFLASGPEIRSAHLALIQKVAATPSPGDARHTMGPRASILSRCNREAAHERTGFRRAQTQRARVRRPTSRRRGTKAWHKEPGSRSQSSRTCREESATTPPGVFRKQGPFLTTNSRWAPICR
- a CDS encoding glycosyltransferase, which codes for MKIGFVSMPLSGHLNPMTALARKLQSRGNEVVMIGVPDVEPFARAAGIEFVPFCEAEYPLGSTAVAWGEVAKRHGFDVVEYTTRHLNPGLISAGLKHLPGKLVETGVEAMIFDTVCFYMEFVPMSMNIPYVHIWNILHVDFSATTPPCFFSSPYETGGKAIAKNAEALQSVGGIWEPMVQAAMPYAERWALEVDWHVPGATMSKLAVVTQTPAEFDFPGIPWPAQFHYAGPFHDDQGREPISFPWERLTGAPLIYASLGTLVNGLDQVYIAILKAAEKLTDFQVVLSIGKNVSIENLGEIPSNVIVVRVAPQIELLKRAALCITHAGLNTALESLGQGVPMVAIPIGYDQPGVASRIAYHGVGEFLEIEDLTVENLLELSRRVMGNPSYREKAAYFQSVIAETHGLDVAASVIEQALRSNQTESSEDKQVLSMA
- a CDS encoding PilZ domain-containing protein, which translates into the protein MSEAKKAKTKKPSKKKPEAAPVIVPPAEPRGKDRRKHERAECDGFAEVVIDNASLMFRGRIKDLSQTGCYIETRARLRLDVGCAAELCFTINDRSFKAVAEVKVIRAGVGVGFEILFLAAESRAPSDLMALIQKLESRIPTPAV
- the ychF gene encoding redox-regulated ATPase YchF, whose protein sequence is MKTGIIGLPQVGKTSLFKILTKAKLDERAYSNPREAHLGVAKVPDERLDQLSALYDPKRIMYASVEYADVAAIGQEALRESAFLSSLRNVDALIHVLRAFDEDSIPHVGPIDPLRDIKNVDFDLIISDLSQVEKRVERLEKDLKSKRTPEIEKEHALLLRAKEFLESEKPLRELEMTADEKKLIRGFTFLSQKPILYVLNISESTTLGVDLDAAVAKYKLEEVASRPNAGATAICGKVEAELAEMDDDEAAEFLGSYGLTESGLRRLIRKSYELLGLISFFTVGEDECRAWTVPVNSRAQEAAGAIHSDLEKHFIRAETIHWDTLLAAGSEAVARSQGTLRLEGKDYRVQDGDVMHIRHSG